In Cloacibacillus sp., the DNA window CCCGGCCACATGAAAGACGACGTCGTATCCGGCAAAGGATTTTTCGCGCCATGTGTCGTCTATCATGTCAATGGTGTCGACATGATACTTGTCGGGCCATTGGGAGAGCCATTTTTCGAACGAGGTGCCGACGTAGCTGTTGGCGCCGGTGATGAGGATCTTTTTCATTGTCTATGTTCTCCGCCTGATAGTTTCTGCAGTGTTCCCGTGCCACCCTCGACGACACCCTCTTTTTTCAGCACGCAGGCGATGGTGCCGAAGAAGCATTTGCAGTCGAAGAGGAAGCTCATTCTCTTTACGTATTCGCCGTCATAGGCGGCCTTTACCTCTATTGGCAGTTCGTCGCGGCCGTTTATCTGAGCCCAGCCGGTCAGTCCCGGCAGTATGTCGTTCGCGCCGTATTTGTCGCGCTCGGCGATAAGGTCGTACTGGTTCCACAGCGCGGGACGCGGGCCGATGATGGACATTTGCCCGGCAAGAATATTCAATATTTGCGGTAGTTCATCTAAAGAAAATTTACGCAGCCACGCACCACTGCTTGTGATCCATTTTTGCGGGTCATTTAGCATATGTGTTGGCATATTTGCCGGCGTATCGATATACATGGTTCTGAATTTAGGCATCATAAAGGTATTTTTATGCAGTCCAACACGCTTCTGCCAGAAGAAGACCGGGCCTTTGGAGTCGAGTTTTACGACAGCGGCGACAGCCAGCATCGGCAGTGCGAGCAGCACCAGGCCGATGGCTGAGAGGGCGATATCGATCGTTCTTTTAAGGCAGCTTTTGTACATTTTTGTCTCCTGTTTTTCATAAACTGTTTTTGCTTCTGTCTCTGCGCGGTGCGGAGAATAAATATCCGTCCGCCGGATTTCGGATCAGGTTCGGCATGGCCTATTCAGCTGATCTTTGTCATTCCCGTCTCTGTGCCGGGGCTCTGCTGCCGTCCCGCTTCGCATTCAGCGCGTTCAGTTTCACGGCCTGTTCCGGCGAGAGTTTGCCCTGTTTGTGCAGCGTCCTTTGCCGGGCGACCCAGCGGGCGATGCGGGCGATTTCTTCCGTTTCGCCGCCGTTTCCGGCGGTGATCTTTATGTCTCCCTCTGTTTTGAACAGAGAGGCGGCGGCCTCGTATTTTTCGGACCAGGCGCGTTCGGCGGGCGTGCGCCAGTCTATCCCCAGCCTTTCCAGCTGGGCGATCTGTTCTTCGGTCAGGCTTTTTCCCTTCAATTCGCCGCGGTAGGTCTTTCTGCATTTGTAGAGCCATTTGCCGAGCCAGACGTTGTCTATTACATAATTTGGCGGGATGTCCAGGTCTCCGTGTTCGCGGAGGTATTCTTCGCAGGCGGATATGCGTTTTTGCCAGGAATCTTCCGCAGTCCACTTGAAGCCCAGCGCGTCCAGTTTCGCGCGGCGCTCCGGCGTGACCTTGATCGCGGTCCGTCCCGTCTGGGAGTTGACCTCTACATGGTTTTTCAGCCATCTGCCGAGCGGGAAGCCGTTTGCGTTCACATATCCGGCGGGCACCTCAAGCGTACCGAATTCCCGATGGTAGGCCAGCGCCTGTTTGTAGCCGTATTCCCACTGCCTGGTGTAGGTGTCTAGCCAGTCCATGTGAATGGCGTCGAGCCGTTCTATCTGGGTCTCGGTCAGCGGTGCAGCTCCGTTCTGCCTGCCGCTTCTTATTTTGCGCATCCTCCGCAGCCAGGCGCCGATGCGCAGGCCCTCTTCGGAGATGTAGTTCGCCGGAATGTCAAGGCTGTGGTGTTTGCGGTAATATTCCGCGCAGGCAAGGTAGTTCCGCTCCCATTGATAGTCCACTTTGTCCCAGATTATACCGAGTTTGTTGAGGGCCGCGATGCGTTCGTCCGTGAGGTAGTAGCCGCATCTGCCGTTGTTCTTTGCCTGGCGGAGGTTGCAGATCCATTTGCCGAGTTCCAGCCCTTCGGGGGTGACATAGCTGGCATGGATGTCGATGTTGCCACTGTTGAATTTGTATCGGCACAGCGCCTGATAGAACCTCTCCCATGAACAATCGTAGCGGTTCTTCCAGCGCATGCCGATGCTTTCAAGTTTTTCTATTCTCTCTTTGCCGAGTATCCCCGGAATTTTACCGGCGTAGACGAGCCGCTGTGTGTTGAGCCACGAACCGAGGGAATAGCCGTCGGGGGTCTGGTAACGTTTCGAGACCTCAAGATTTCCATGTCCCCTGTAATATGCCCGCGCATGGCCGAACATGGTCTCCCATGAGGCGGAGAGGCTCTCTTCCAGTTCGTTGAAGAGGCGTCTGCTGTCGCGCACCTCGTCGATGATGGTAAAGGAGTCGTTGACGATCCTGTTTTCTTCTCCCATTATCTGGTAACGGTCTATTACCGAACGCATCTCCTCCTGGACGGCGGAGACGCTGTAGAGGTTTTCGATGTTGTTGACGACATCTATAATGACGGTTTTTTCCCTGCTGCCCGCCGACAGGGCGCGCCCGATCTGCTGCTTGTAGACGATTGGGGAGACGGTGGGGCGGAAGAGGATCACACCCGTGATGTCGTCGATATGGACGCCCTCGTTGAGCATGTCGATGCAGAGCAGGAGCTTTAGCCCCTGGCGGCCGTCTGTTTTGAAGGCGGCAAAGGCTTGGGACGTTCCGGGGTCGTCGGCGTAGGCCTGGTATAGATGTATATTTGTGCCGCCGCAGACCTTGCCGAACCACTCCGGTATATGGCAGGCGATCTCTTTCAGATGTTCGACGCTAGAGCAGAAGATGATGTATTTGCCGTTGGCGTTGGTCATGTGTTTTTGAAAGACGATGTCCAACCCCTCGGACTTTTCCAGCGCGCGTCTGAGGGCGTCGAGGCGTTTCTGCGCCGCGTCGCGCACGGCGCTGTTTTTTGCCCCTTTGATACGGGCCTGGTATTTTTCCAAATCCTTCTCGCATGAATAGATGGAGACAACATAGGTCGGCGGGGTGAGAATGCCGCGCACTATCGCCTCACCGAGCGTCATCTCCGAGGCGATGTTACCGTCAAAGAGTTCGTCGGCCATATCGCGCTGATTGTCGAGGTAACGGATGTTTGTCGCCGACAGGCCGAGCACCGGCGCCTGTGGATACGCCGCAAGCAGCCGCTGGACCCCGTTGCCCCACATCTGCGCGCCGCAGCGGTGAAATTCGTCGAGCACGATGTAGTCGGGACGGATATCTTCGATTGCGGCGGCGTCCATCATCATGAGCTTGGCGTAGGTGAAGAAGCTTATATTCTTCGGTTGAGCGGCGCCCGCGGCCTTGATGTTTTCTATCTGCGTCTTAAAGATGTACTCGCTGGGCGATAGCCAGCAGACAACAGCTTCGGGTTTATCCTCGGCCAGTTTGAAGCCGATAAAGGATTTTCCCGTGCCGGTGGGGTGCACGATGGCGGCCCTGCCGTTTTCCTTCAGCATGGAAAGGGCGGATTCATAGGCTATGCGGTTATGTTCAAACAGCTCCAGCATTTAACCCACTACTCCTTTCCCGGCACGAAGGCAACGAAACATCAGTACAGACAGCCTGATCTCTGCCTGGCGATGGTCGTCTTTAGAACTTCAATTCACGATTTTTTACAGTGATACTAATGGCCTGTTATTCCCAAGACATTATCAAGCTAATCTTATCGCCACAATCTCTATATGTCAATTCTAATTTACAAAATATGTAGTTTTCGCAATATGGACCGATTATGGGACAACTTATAATGTAGGTTTCGCAAAGGTGGTGTATGCGGATGTCTTTGGGTGAGAGAATGCGGGAGATGCGGAAGATGCTGCGCCTGAGCCAGGAAGAGCTGGCCTTTAGGTTGGGAACGAACAGAGTGAGTGTCTCCCAGTGGGAGAATAACAGAGTTATGCCGGATGCCGATAGTCTGATAAAGACGGCGGCGGTTCTGGGAACAAGCGTCGGCTTTCTGCTTGGTGAAACGGATGACCCCGCGCTGTCTCTTCGTTCGGGTGACAATGACCGTGCCAGTCCCGCTCTCTCGGAGGAGGAACCAGCCGCTGCCGCACATAGATATGGTATTGAAGAGGATATGCTTCTTAATTTGTTTAACCATCTCGACCGGGCCGGCAAGGCGGAGGTCATAGATTTTATCCAGTACAAGCTTTTTCGTCTGCAAAATGCAAAGGGTTCCAGCCAATTTGACACTACTTGGCGCCTGAAGGCATAGAACGGCTGCGGAGCATCGTTTGACGGTAAGTCTGCGCCGGTACCGCGGCGCGATATTATAACTCACTTACAAGGAATTTTCTCCTTACATACCCCGTAATGGACCGCGTCCGGCGGTCATAAACATCCAGATATTTACTTTGTAAAATTCGCGGTCATAGGCTCTTGTTTGACGGGCCGGTGTCTCCTTCTGCGTCTTGTCCTGCCGCTCTTTTCGGGGGCGGGGAGGGAGGGGAGTTCGGCAAACCATTGTGCCAGCCCTCGGGCGCTCATCGCGGAGTCTTTTGCAATGGTAATGGAAGGGCATTTTTTTATGAGCTTTTTCGCCCTGCCGAGGTCTTTCAGCCTGGGGCAGTCGGCGAGCTGTACTGTTTTTTTATTTTTGAGCCTGTGCAGGTAGTTTTCCAGCACGTCCAGGTCGGAATGGGTGAGCAGCTCCGGCAGCTCCGGCTCATGGAAATCCGGTGTCTGGGAGAAGTCCGCGAGCGAGCGGAGGGAGTCTATCGAGAGCTCTTCCGCCAGCGCCAGCGCCAGCTTCGCGCATCCCTCTGCGTCGGAGCCAGCGTGGTGCGACTCGAGGGAGATGCCGTAACGGCCGCAGAGAGCCTCGAGGTTGTATTTGTTGTTTTCTCCGTGGATATCCGCCCGCTGTGCCAGCTCTAAGGTGCAGAGATGCCCGTATTTCTGGTAATGGTATTTTATCCGGTAGCTGCTTAGTATCGCGTCCAGGGTCATGGCGTCGTCGCGGAAGCTGTGGGCGACGAGGGGGCGTCCCTCTATGTAGGGGAGGATCTTTTTCCAGACTTTGTCGAAGGTCAGCGCGTCTTCCACGTCGAGATAGGTGATCCCGTGTATCTCCATCGCCTTTTTCTGAAAGTAGAAGACGCGCTGCGGCGGCCTGACGAGGTATTCGCAGGATTTTATGATCCGCCCCCGCTCGACGGCGCATATCCCCACCTGGCAGACGGAATTCTGGCTGTTGTTGGCTCTCTCGAAGTCGATAGCCGTGAATGTGAATTCGTCGTCCTGCGGCAGATTCTTCTGGACGTTAATTATCATTGGCAGCTTCCTTTATATTAATAATTTTACGCGAAAAGGACTCGAAGTCTTTGGCGCGTGTTAGTATTCCGGCAGGCTGTCTTTTAAATACGGCCTGGTCACGGAGCTTTCACAGCCGAGCATCTCCCGCGGGATACCGTGAAAGATCACCTCGCCGCCGGACTGCCCGCCGCCCGGTCCCATCTCTATTATATAGTCGGCCTCTTTCATGACGTCGACGCTGTGTTCGACGAGAAAAAGGGTGTTGCCGGCGTCGGTCATCTCGTTGAAGAGTTTCATCAGTGTCCTGATGTCGTCTAGGTGCAGCCCGTCGGTGGGTTCGTCGAGTATGAAGATGGAACCGCGCCGCGCGAGGTGCGAGGCGAGTTTGACGCGCTGGAGCTCGCCGCCGGAGAGGGTCGTCATCGACTGGTTGAGGTGCAGGTAGCCGAGGCCGACGCGCTGGAGCGAGAGGAGCTTTTCGCAGAGCGGCTTGCCGGCGAAAAATTCCGCCGCCTCGTCGACGGTCATGTCCATCACTTCGGCGATGTTCTTTCCATTATATGTGTAGGCGAGCGCCTCTTTCGAGTAGCGTTTGCCGCGGCATAGGTCGCAGACCGTTTCAATAGAGTCCATAAACGCCATGCCGGAGACGATCATGCCGGAGCCGCCGCAGGCGGGACAGGCGCCTTTGGAGTTGAAGCTGAACCAGGCGGCGGCTACTTTGTTCGCCGCCGCGAAGAGCGCGCGTATCTCGTCGGATATGTCGAGGTAGGTCGCGGGGGTCGAGCGAAGGTTGATGCCGATGTTTTTCTGCCCAATGAAAATGGTCTCTTCGGGGCAGTCTCTTTGGAAGGACTCCATCAGCGAGCTTTTGCCCGAGCCCGCGACGCCAGCGATGACCGTCAGCACGCCGAGCGGTAGTTTGGCGGTGACGTCTTTCAGGTTGTGCAGCGAGGTCGGCCCGAGCTCGAACCAGCCCGTCGGTCGGCGCAGGTTTTCTTTAAAGGGGCTTTTCCTTTTGAGCATGCGCCCCGTGAGGTTATCGGCGGCGAGGAGCCCCTCGTAGCTGCCCTCAAAGATGATGCGGCCTCCCGCGCTTCCCGCGCCGGGGCCCATGTCGATTATATGGTCGGCGAGTTTGATCACCTCGCGGTGGTGCTCGACGATGAGCACGGTGTTCCCGTGGTCGCGCAGGGCGCACAGCGATTCTTTGAGCAGGCTGATGTCCTTCGGATGGAGGCCGACGCTCGGTTCGTCGAGTACGTAGGCCATGTCGGTGAGTGCCGAGTTGATGTACTTGGCGATCTTGATGCGCTGTGCCTCGCCGCCGGATAGAGTGCCGGTGCCGCGGGAGAGCGAAAGGTAGCCGAGGCCGATCTGCACGAGCGCCCCGAGCCGGCGTCCGAGTTCGCGTTTGATATCCGCCGCCATCGGGTCGGTTATCGAGGCGACGAAGTCTATCGCCTCGGGAATGGACATCGCGGTGACGTCGGCGATATTTTTGCCGTTTATAAGGCAGCTGCGCACCTTTTCGTTGACGCGCGAACCGTGGCATTCGGGGCATTCGTAGGTGCTTACCATCTTGTCGAGGATGTGGTGGAAACGTTTGCCCTCCTTTGTGGTGATGATGCTGCGGTACATGCGCGGGTAGATTCCTTCGAACTTCGCCGACTTCGGCCAGTTAGAGGGTGGATTCTTGAGCCGTATCTGCGGCGAGTGGAGGAAGAGCTCAAGCTCCTCCGGGCTGTAGTCTTTTATCTTCTTGTCGAGGTCGAAGAGGCCGCTGTAGGCGTAGCGTTTCCAGCGCCAGAGCCCTCTGCCGAAGGTGGGGAAGTGGATGGTGTCCTCGTCGTTGAGGCTCTTGTTGAAGTCGACGAGCTTGTGGATGTCCAGGTCGTTGACGATGCCGAGGCCGTCGCAGCGCGGACATTTCCCCGCCGGGTGGTTAAAGGAAAAGACATCCGAGTAGCCGATGAAGGGGCGTCCGACGCGCGAAAAGAGCAGGCGCAGGATTGAATAGATATCTGTATAGGTGCCGACCGTCGAACGCGTGTTCGCCGCGGGCTTCTTTTGATCGATGACGATCGTCACCGGCAGGTTGGCGATGCGCTCCACCTCCGGGCGGCCGTATTTTGGCAGATATTGCTGCATGAAGCTCGGGAAGGTCTCGTTGAGCTCGCGCCGTGATTCCGCGGCGATGGTGTCGAGGCAGAGCGACGATTTGCCGGAGCCGGAGACGCCGGTGAATACGGTGACGACCTTTTTGGGGATCTTGAGGGAGACGTTTTTGAGGTTGTTTTCAAAGGCGTTTGTTATTTCGATAAATTCATGTGCCATTCTATTTCTTCACTCCATTTGCTGCCGGCAGGGCTGCCGTTATCTGCGCCGCCGCGCTTTGCGGCATCTGCCCAATAATGGGCGGCGAACTCTTGACATAGTCTGTGTTAAATGTTCCAATATTCACTAAGGCAGACATTGCCACCTTAAATAGGATAACATAGGCGGAGCACAAAAACGCCTAGTTTGTATATCAAATAAATAACATAACTCCTAAGGGGGAAAAAGACAATATGAAAATATTAGCGTTACAGGGCAGTCCACGTCTGCGCGGCAACACGGCGATCCTGCTCTCTCAGTTTGTGAACGGCGCGCGCGCCGCCGGCGGCGACGTCGAGGTGGTAAATCTGCAGGAGCAGAACATCCATCCCTGCGACGCCTGTGACATGTGCGAATGCGGCGAGCGCGAATTTTGCGTCTATAACGACTCGATGCGCGGAATCATGAAAAAGGTCAGGGCGGCCGACGCCCTGGTGCTCGCGACGCCGGTGTGGTGGACGGGCGCCTCTACCCTCACGAAGATATTTCTCGACCGCCTATACGGTTACAAGACGCGCGAATACTTTGAGGGCAAGGGAATATTCCTCATTACGACATACTTTGACAACCACGCGCACACGCAGCCTCTTCCGGGCGCCGATATTGTCGGTTATGTGATCCAGTCGGTATCGGACTTTACCGGAATGGAGTTCCTTGGGCACCTGCGCTCCGCGGTGGAGGGTACCGTTTTGGAGGATACCACGATTCTGGACCGCGCCTTTACGGAGGGTAAGAACTTCGTGAAAGTAATAACCGAGACTAAATAAAAATTTAAAGTAAATTTATAATAATTTAAGGTTAATCCCCCTCGTTCCTTTAGAAAACGAGGGGTTCTTTATTTATTATATACCATTGTAAGGAAGTTTAAGCGATTCAAACAAAAAATATCTTGCATAAAAAGATTTTTTGACTATTTAGGTGTGTTTTGAATAAAATTAAGCGGATTTTGTGATTATGCTTATTGCATACATTTGAAAAAACAGATTGTATTTTTATCAAAACGACTATTAATTAGATAAAAGAACGTATATCTGTAAGCCCATATTGTGATTACCTTAAAATACTAAGTAAAATAGAATAATGGGGGGGTTGCATGTTTTATAGAATATATTGCAAGTATTATTTAGGTTTTTAGAATATTATGATATAATCCTATTCGGAGCAAGGTGTTATGTATTAATTGACCTTTTGGTCAAAATAAGAAGAAAGCACGGTGATCTACATGAAGAAATTGGCGGTATTTTTACTTTTTGTCTCTCTGTTGGCAGTGGCCGCGGCTCCCGCAATGGCGGCTCCCGCACCGAAGGAAGGCTGGCCCGCGCAGTTTAAGTTTATGGCCGGACCTCCCGGCGGCAACTGGTTTGCGCTCGGCAGCTCACTAGCCGATATGTGGTCGAAGAATACGATCTCGGTAACGAGCAGCACCGGCGGCGGCGTCTCGAACATCATCAACGCCAACGTCCATAAGGGCGACTTCGGCTTCTCTGTAACATCCCTCCTCGGAGCGGCTATCAAGGGCGAGCAGGACTTCATGGGCCGCCCCGCGAAGAACGCCGCGATCCTCGCGAACCTTTATACCCAGTACACCTACTTCATCATGCGCAAGGACTTTGCCGAGAAGAACAAGATAACGAAGCTCGGCGATATCTTTGAAAAGAAGATCCCCGTCAAGATGGCGACGCTGAAGCCCGGCACATCCTCGGAGTTCGTCGTTAAGTCGCTCTTTATGAAGGGCTACGGCGTGACCTATAAAGATATCAAAAAGATGGGCGGTTCTATGGAATTCGCCTCCTATGAGGGCGGCGCGGACCTTATCGCCGACGGACACATCGACCTCTTCATCTTCTCGGTCGGCAAGATCGCCTCGATCGTGATGAATATCGAGAGCAAGGCCGACATCGTCTGCATCCCCGTTGACGACAGCGCGCTCAAGGCGCTCTCCGACGCCTACGGAACGGTCACCTTCACGATCGAGCCCGGTATCTACAAGAGCGTGAAGAAGCCCGTCAAGACAGTCGGCGACTACACCTGCATCGTCGTCCGCAACGACATTCCCGATTCTCTCGCCTACGACCTCTGCAAGGCCCTCTGGGAGAACAAGGCCAGCCTCGCGAAGGCCGTCAAGGACATTGACGAGCTGACGCCGCAGATCGCGGTGCCGCAGGGCGTACCGACACAGGCCGGCGCGCTGAAGTACTGGAAAGAGATGCAGGCCAAAACGAAGAAATAAGCTTATACTCTAATATTTTTTAGAAGCAGAGGGATATCCCTCTGCTTCTGTTCCCTTCATTAACGGACAAAGCACAACGGCTTTTTGTTGTTATTTGATCTGATGCCGGACAGTCCATCCCGTTTAGGCAGGAGTGTGTGTGAATGCGAAAATTAAGCGGATTAAGTAATAAATTTATGTACGTCTATTTTGTGGTGATAGGGCTCTTTCACCTCTATACCTCCGTGTTTGGAGCCTATGAATCATACCTTCAGAAAAATATCCACCTCGGACTCGTTCTTCCGACGGCGTTTTTCCTCTTCCCGATGTTCAAGAAAGCTCCGATGGACAGGGTGCCCGTTTATGACTGGGTGCTGGGAGCCCTATCTGCGATCCCCTCGATCTACGTCATCCTCAACTATGATGACATCGTTATGCGCATCCAGCAGGTCGACCCGCTGACGGCGGCCCAGTTCTGGTGCGGCATACTTCTCTTTGTGCTGCTTCTCGAAGGCACGTGCCGCGTTGTCGGCCTCCCTCTTACGATCATCGCCTTCCTTTTTGGTGCGTATATGTATTTCGGACAGTCGCTGCCCGGCATCATGAAGGGGCTCTCCTTCTCAATGTCCGAGGTCATCGAGCAGATATACCTCACAGACGAAGGGATCTTCTCCATGCCGCTAGGCGTCTCCGCGACGCTGGTTGCCGCCTTCCTCATCTTCGGAGGCTTCCTTGAAAAGTGCGGCACCGGCCCATACTTCATGGAGGTGGCCCAGGCCTTCACGGGAACGGCCCCCGGCGGTCCGGCGAACATCGCCGTCATGAGCTCCTGCCTCTTCGGCTCCATTTCGGGCTCGGCGGTCGCCAACGTCTACGGAACCGGCACCTTTACGATACCCCTTATGAAGAAGATCGGCTATCCGGCGCACTTCGCGGGAGCGGTCGAGGCGGTCGCGAGCTCCGGCGGGCAGATAATGCCGCCCGTCATGGGCGCGGGCGCCTTCCTGATGGCCTCCTTCCTCGGGCTTCCCTTTGTCGACATCATCATCGCGGCGGTCACGCCGGCGATCATCTATTACGCGGCGGTCTTTCTCATGATACGTCTCGAGGCGATGAAGCGCGGACTCAAGGGGCTCTCGCCCGAAGACCTCCCCGATAAGAAGCAGGTGCTGAAAAAAGCCTATCTTTTCCTGCCGATCATCGGCCTCGTCTACTTCCTGTTTATCGGAATGACGCCGATGCGCGCGGCGGCGATCGGAGTCGCTCTCTCCTGGCTCGTCTCCCTGCCGCAGCCTGACAAGCGCATGGGGCCGCGGGCGATCGTTGACGCTATCTACGGCGGCGTGAGAAATATCACGCTCGTCTGCGTCGCCTGCGCGACGGCGGGCATCGTCCTCGCCTCCGTTTCGCTGACCGGCGTCGGCGTCAAGCTCGTCGGCCTCGTTCTGGCCTTTACGAGCGGCATCCCGCTTCTCGCGCTCTTCCTTGTCATGATTGTCTCTCTCGTCCTCGGTATGGGACTGCCGACGACGGGCGCCTACATCCTTGCCGCGGCCCTTGGCGTTCCCATCCTTACCACGCTCGGTTTCCCCGCGATCTCGGCCCATATGTTCGTCTTCTACTACGCGATA includes these proteins:
- a CDS encoding Helicase associated domain protein, with the translated sequence MLELFEHNRIAYESALSMLKENGRAAIVHPTGTGKSFIGFKLAEDKPEAVVCWLSPSEYIFKTQIENIKAAGAAQPKNISFFTYAKLMMMDAAAIEDIRPDYIVLDEFHRCGAQMWGNGVQRLLAAYPQAPVLGLSATNIRYLDNQRDMADELFDGNIASEMTLGEAIVRGILTPPTYVVSIYSCEKDLEKYQARIKGAKNSAVRDAAQKRLDALRRALEKSEGLDIVFQKHMTNANGKYIIFCSSVEHLKEIACHIPEWFGKVCGGTNIHLYQAYADDPGTSQAFAAFKTDGRQGLKLLLCIDMLNEGVHIDDITGVILFRPTVSPIVYKQQIGRALSAGSREKTVIIDVVNNIENLYSVSAVQEEMRSVIDRYQIMGEENRIVNDSFTIIDEVRDSRRLFNELEESLSASWETMFGHARAYYRGHGNLEVSKRYQTPDGYSLGSWLNTQRLVYAGKIPGILGKERIEKLESIGMRWKNRYDCSWERFYQALCRYKFNSGNIDIHASYVTPEGLELGKWICNLRQAKNNGRCGYYLTDERIAALNKLGIIWDKVDYQWERNYLACAEYYRKHHSLDIPANYISEEGLRIGAWLRRMRKIRSGRQNGAAPLTETQIERLDAIHMDWLDTYTRQWEYGYKQALAYHREFGTLEVPAGYVNANGFPLGRWLKNHVEVNSQTGRTAIKVTPERRAKLDALGFKWTAEDSWQKRISACEEYLREHGDLDIPPNYVIDNVWLGKWLYKCRKTYRGELKGKSLTEEQIAQLERLGIDWRTPAERAWSEKYEAAASLFKTEGDIKITAGNGGETEEIARIARWVARQRTLHKQGKLSPEQAVKLNALNAKRDGSRAPAQRRE
- a CDS encoding exonuclease domain-containing protein codes for the protein MIINVQKNLPQDDEFTFTAIDFERANNSQNSVCQVGICAVERGRIIKSCEYLVRPPQRVFYFQKKAMEIHGITYLDVEDALTFDKVWKKILPYIEGRPLVAHSFRDDAMTLDAILSSYRIKYHYQKYGHLCTLELAQRADIHGENNKYNLEALCGRYGISLESHHAGSDAEGCAKLALALAEELSIDSLRSLADFSQTPDFHEPELPELLTHSDLDVLENYLHRLKNKKTVQLADCPRLKDLGRAKKLIKKCPSITIAKDSAMSARGLAQWFAELPSLPAPEKSGRTRRRRRHRPVKQEPMTANFTK
- a CDS encoding helix-turn-helix transcriptional regulator, with the protein product MSLGERMREMRKMLRLSQEELAFRLGTNRVSVSQWENNRVMPDADSLIKTAAVLGTSVGFLLGETDDPALSLRSGDNDRASPALSEEEPAAAAHRYGIEEDMLLNLFNHLDRAGKAEVIDFIQYKLFRLQNAKGSSQFDTTWRLKA
- a CDS encoding sugar transferase, whose translation is MYKSCLKRTIDIALSAIGLVLLALPMLAVAAVVKLDSKGPVFFWQKRVGLHKNTFMMPKFRTMYIDTPANMPTHMLNDPQKWITSSGAWLRKFSLDELPQILNILAGQMSIIGPRPALWNQYDLIAERDKYGANDILPGLTGWAQINGRDELPIEVKAAYDGEYVKRMSFLFDCKCFFGTIACVLKKEGVVEGGTGTLQKLSGGEHRQ
- a CDS encoding TAXI family TRAP transporter solute-binding subunit, producing the protein MKKLAVFLLFVSLLAVAAAPAMAAPAPKEGWPAQFKFMAGPPGGNWFALGSSLADMWSKNTISVTSSTGGGVSNIINANVHKGDFGFSVTSLLGAAIKGEQDFMGRPAKNAAILANLYTQYTYFIMRKDFAEKNKITKLGDIFEKKIPVKMATLKPGTSSEFVVKSLFMKGYGVTYKDIKKMGGSMEFASYEGGADLIADGHIDLFIFSVGKIASIVMNIESKADIVCIPVDDSALKALSDAYGTVTFTIEPGIYKSVKKPVKTVGDYTCIVVRNDIPDSLAYDLCKALWENKASLAKAVKDIDELTPQIAVPQGVPTQAGALKYWKEMQAKTKK
- a CDS encoding TRAP transporter permease; its protein translation is MYVYFVVIGLFHLYTSVFGAYESYLQKNIHLGLVLPTAFFLFPMFKKAPMDRVPVYDWVLGALSAIPSIYVILNYDDIVMRIQQVDPLTAAQFWCGILLFVLLLEGTCRVVGLPLTIIAFLFGAYMYFGQSLPGIMKGLSFSMSEVIEQIYLTDEGIFSMPLGVSATLVAAFLIFGGFLEKCGTGPYFMEVAQAFTGTAPGGPANIAVMSSCLFGSISGSAVANVYGTGTFTIPLMKKIGYPAHFAGAVEAVASSGGQIMPPVMGAGAFLMASFLGLPFVDIIIAAVTPAIIYYAAVFLMIRLEAMKRGLKGLSPEDLPDKKQVLKKAYLFLPIIGLVYFLFIGMTPMRAAAIGVALSWLVSLPQPDKRMGPRAIVDAIYGGVRNITLVCVACATAGIVLASVSLTGVGVKLVGLVLAFTSGIPLLALFLVMIVSLVLGMGLPTTGAYILAAALGVPILTTLGFPAISAHMFVFYYAIISNITPPVALAAYAAASIAGSEPNKTGFTACKLGFLAFVTPFAFCYDPGILLQGTLVQNVYGILACVAACFGFGFAIMGYLNRDLKVWERVVFVVFAVMGLSPNEYVTTVGALGVIAAWIIFAKVGKKKTPAAAA
- a CDS encoding flavodoxin family protein, whose protein sequence is MKILALQGSPRLRGNTAILLSQFVNGARAAGGDVEVVNLQEQNIHPCDACDMCECGEREFCVYNDSMRGIMKKVRAADALVLATPVWWTGASTLTKIFLDRLYGYKTREYFEGKGIFLITTYFDNHAHTQPLPGADIVGYVIQSVSDFTGMEFLGHLRSAVEGTVLEDTTILDRAFTEGKNFVKVITETK
- a CDS encoding excinuclease ABC subunit UvrA produces the protein MAHEFIEITNAFENNLKNVSLKIPKKVVTVFTGVSGSGKSSLCLDTIAAESRRELNETFPSFMQQYLPKYGRPEVERIANLPVTIVIDQKKPAANTRSTVGTYTDIYSILRLLFSRVGRPFIGYSDVFSFNHPAGKCPRCDGLGIVNDLDIHKLVDFNKSLNDEDTIHFPTFGRGLWRWKRYAYSGLFDLDKKIKDYSPEELELFLHSPQIRLKNPPSNWPKSAKFEGIYPRMYRSIITTKEGKRFHHILDKMVSTYECPECHGSRVNEKVRSCLINGKNIADVTAMSIPEAIDFVASITDPMAADIKRELGRRLGALVQIGLGYLSLSRGTGTLSGGEAQRIKIAKYINSALTDMAYVLDEPSVGLHPKDISLLKESLCALRDHGNTVLIVEHHREVIKLADHIIDMGPGAGSAGGRIIFEGSYEGLLAADNLTGRMLKRKSPFKENLRRPTGWFELGPTSLHNLKDVTAKLPLGVLTVIAGVAGSGKSSLMESFQRDCPEETIFIGQKNIGINLRSTPATYLDISDEIRALFAAANKVAAAWFSFNSKGACPACGGSGMIVSGMAFMDSIETVCDLCRGKRYSKEALAYTYNGKNIAEVMDMTVDEAAEFFAGKPLCEKLLSLQRVGLGYLHLNQSMTTLSGGELQRVKLASHLARRGSIFILDEPTDGLHLDDIRTLMKLFNEMTDAGNTLFLVEHSVDVMKEADYIIEMGPGGGQSGGEVIFHGIPREMLGCESSVTRPYLKDSLPEY